The sequence CACGAGCTGATCGCCGAACAGTGCCAGCGCATCGCGATTCCGAAACGTTTCACCATGCCGATCCGCGAGATCTGGGACATGCAGGAACGCCTGCCACGTCGCAGCGGCAAACGCGCCGATCTGTTGTTGGACAATCCGCGTTTCCGCGCTGGCTACGACTTCCTGCTGCTGCGTGAAAGCGCGGGCGAGGAGACCGATGGCCTGGGCGAGTGGTGGACCGACTATCAGGACGCCAACGACAGCGAGCGCCGCGACATGATTCGCGACCTCAGCGGTAAAGGTGATGACGCCAGCGGTGCTCCGCGCAAACGTCGCCGCAGCGGTGGCTCCAAACGCAAACGCGCCGGCGCACCGAGCGCTTCGACCGGCGAGTAAAGGCATGGAACGCATCTACATCGGCATGGGCAGCAACCTCGCTGACCCGGCCGAACAGTTGCGCAGCGCCGTTGAGGCGCTGGGGCAATTGCCGCAGACCCTGCTCGCTGGCGTTTCTGCCTTTTATCAAAGCGATTCATTGCTGCCGGGCCAACCGCGATATACCAACGCGGTAGCAGCGCTCGACAGCTCACTTGCACCACTGGAACTGCTCGACGCCTTGCAAGCTATCGAGAACGATCAGGGCCGTGAACGTCTGGAACGTTGGGGCCCACGCACACTGGATCTGGACATTCTGCTGTTCGGTGATCGACTGATCGACGAACCGCGCCTGAAAATCCCGCATTACCAGATTCAGGAACGCGCGTTCGTGCTCTATCCCCTCGCTGAACTGGCCCCACAAGATTTGCGTCTTGCCGATGGCCGCAGCCTGTCCGATCTGCTCACCGCCTGCCCGTTCGTCGGCCTGGAACGCCTCTCGACAGATTGATTGCAATCCCCTGTGGGAGCGAGCCTGCTCGCGAAAGCGGTGTGTCATTCAACACTGTGTTGACTGATTCGCCGCCTTCGCGAGCAGGCTCGCTCCCACATTGGTTTATTCCACACCCAGGATTTTTGTCGGACAAAAAATCGCCGAATCAGCCCTGCCGCGCCGCTGAATCGCATCAGTAACGCCGGTAACACTCCCCTCGTAACAATGCGGTAACACACGCAATTGACTTCCTGTTGGCTCATCACGACTATAGGCGTCCCGCTGCCGCCAACCCGGCACATACGGGCGCAATCCAGGCCTTATAAGCACGACAAAAGAGCGTGCGCCTGAGTAGATGACGAATCACGCGCGTTACTCGCAGTAGTTTCCAGAGCGCCTGAACGAGGATTTTTTACATGCCAGCCATCACCCTGACCACGCTCCAGAGCCTCAAGCAGAAAGGTGAAAAGATCACCATGCTGACCTGCTATGACGCGACCTTCGCCCACGCCTGCAACGAGGCCGGTGTCGAAGTGCTGCTGGTGGGCGACTCCCTCGGCATGGTCCTGCAAGGTCACGACAGCACCCTGCCGGTGACCACCGCAGAAATGGCCTACCACACTGCCTGTGTCAAACGCGGCAACACTGATGCCCTGATCCTCGCCGACCTGCCGTTCATGGCCAACGCCACCCTTGAACAGACCATGACTAATAGCGCCATGCTGATGCAGGCCGGTGCGCACATGATCAAGGTGGAAGGTCAGTTGTGGCTGGCCGAGTCGATCCGTCTGCTTGCCGAGCGCGGTGTACCGGTTTGCGCGCACATGGGTCTGACCCCACAAGCGGTGAACATTCTCGGCGGCTATAAAGTGCAGGGTCGCAACGAAAACCAGGCGCGGCAGATGCGTGCTGATGCGATTTCGCTGGAACAGGCCGGCGCGGCGATGCTGCTGCTCGAATGCGTACCGAGCGAACTGGCCGCTGAAATCAGCCAGGCCGTGAAGATTCCGGTGATCGGCATCGGCGCCGGTAACGCCACCGACGGCCAGGTTCTGGTACTGCACGACATGCTCGGCCTGTCGATCACTGGCCGTGTGCCAAAATTCGTCAAGAACTTCATGCACGGTCAGGACAGCATTCAGTCCGCGCTGAAGGCTTACGTCAACGAAGTCAAAGCCACCACGTTCCCTGGCATCGAGCACGGATTCTCTGCATGAACACCGTTAAAACCGTACGCGAACTGCGCGCCGCCGTAGCCCGCGCCCGCAGCGAAGGCAAGCGCATCGGCTTCGTGCCGACCATGGGCAACCT comes from Pseudomonas sp. RU47 and encodes:
- the folK gene encoding 2-amino-4-hydroxy-6-hydroxymethyldihydropteridine diphosphokinase: MERIYIGMGSNLADPAEQLRSAVEALGQLPQTLLAGVSAFYQSDSLLPGQPRYTNAVAALDSSLAPLELLDALQAIENDQGRERLERWGPRTLDLDILLFGDRLIDEPRLKIPHYQIQERAFVLYPLAELAPQDLRLADGRSLSDLLTACPFVGLERLSTD
- the panB gene encoding 3-methyl-2-oxobutanoate hydroxymethyltransferase, with the protein product MPAITLTTLQSLKQKGEKITMLTCYDATFAHACNEAGVEVLLVGDSLGMVLQGHDSTLPVTTAEMAYHTACVKRGNTDALILADLPFMANATLEQTMTNSAMLMQAGAHMIKVEGQLWLAESIRLLAERGVPVCAHMGLTPQAVNILGGYKVQGRNENQARQMRADAISLEQAGAAMLLLECVPSELAAEISQAVKIPVIGIGAGNATDGQVLVLHDMLGLSITGRVPKFVKNFMHGQDSIQSALKAYVNEVKATTFPGIEHGFSA